The Triticum aestivum cultivar Chinese Spring chromosome 4B, IWGSC CS RefSeq v2.1, whole genome shotgun sequence sequence GGTCTCGTGGATTCATAGAACCTGTACTGCATAGAACCTGTACTGGAAAGCACGAGGTTCTCGTTTTCTCGCACGTGTGTTGCTCGGTTTCGTTAGCTGTGAATGGAGCCTGTATACGTTGAGCGGCAGCACCGCAGCAGTATATATAACTACTATGCACAACGCAAATagtcacacaaacacacacaagacacacacacacacacacgcagtcGAAAGGATGTTTCCAGTGACGGGCTCGCCGAAATGCGTTGCTTTCCGATCAAAGCATACCCGCAAGTACCTAGGTAGCGTGCAAGCAGGGAGCGAGGAGAGCGCCGGCGGAGACAAGTTCTTCGAGGAGCTGAGCCACGGCGCCGACGACGTCGATGTCCTTGCAAGCCCGTACACTAGATTCTACCTGGAGCCATCCAAGGAGCACGACGGGCTCCTGCACGTCAGGTGCTGCCACAACAACAAGTACTGGGTGGCCAAACATGTCGGTGAAGGCAGCGGCCACTGGATCATTGGCATCGTCAATGAACCGGAGGACGACCTGTCCAAGCCGTCATGCACGCTTTTTGAGCCCATCCCTCTCGCGGACACGGACAATAATCTATCCATCAGGTACGTACAGTACCATCTCTCTTCTGTCTACACGTTAATTTACCAATCATTCTATGTCTACTATTCACTCTGTCTGGAACAGTATATTTTTTTGTTAAAATTGTATTGGACAAAGCCTCCACGCAGAATCAATTAATAATTACTACCtttcgtctcataatataagatcgGTTTTGACAGTACTAacaaaaacgctcttatataatgggacagagCGAGTAATGTCTtggaggaaaaagaaaaagaaaaaaagatcaaCACCGATAGCTGCTTAGTAGTCCTCATTCTAATAGGCTGGAAACGCATGCATGCAGGTTCTTCCGTCCTCAGCAGACAACAAGCTCTGAATCTGATATGACCAAGGAAAAGGGGACAACTGAAGAAGCCTACCTGTTTCTGGGAATCGGAGGGCATGAAAAAACAGTTGATCAAGTTAAATCTCTTCATGACTTCTCCGCCATTGATCTGTCGAAGCAATTGGTACTACCTAAATATGTTGCTTTTAAAGGCGACAATGACATGTACCTCCGGGCAAGGATCATCCAGAAACGCAATTACCTGGAATTCTCATCATCTGATATTGCAGATTCAACTGTGGTCAACACTATTTTCCCCAACTATGCTAATGGGAACGTGCGCATAAAATCTAACCACTTCAATAGGTTTTGGAGGCTCAGCCCCAACTGGATCTGGGCTGACTCGGCCGACACCAGTAGCAGAGACCGTGACACGCTCTTCAGGGTGGTCATGTTGCCCGACTACATCGGTCTCCAGAACCTAGGAAACTCCAGGTACTGCAAGAGGCTAACTGCCGACAAGAAGACAAGCTGCCTTAACGCCGCCGTCGATACCATCACCCTTGAAGCAAGGTTACGGGTGGAAGAAGCCGTACTTTCGCGAGAGGTCTATGGCGTGGAGTTCAAGCTCTCCGAAGCTAGGATCTACGGCGAGAAGCCTCTTACCTTTCCCAGCATGACTTCAACCAATGACACCAACGAAACACATGCCAAGACCCTGACCCTGAAATACGAGGAGACGCAGGCCAAGACCTGGAGCTCGACTGTTAGCCTCAAGATCGGTGTCACGGCCAAGTTAAGAGCCGGGATCCCGGTCATAGCAGAAGGGAAGGTTGAGGTATCCACTGAATTCAACTCAGAGTACGAGTGGGGGTCATCCATTCAGACAACGACATCACAAGAGGCCTCCTACCAGGCTGTGGTGCCTCCGATGACCAAGGTGACAATCAGAGCGGCTGCGACTCAGGGTTCTATTGACGTCCCGTTCTCCTACACTCAGAAGGACATTCTGACCACAGGAGAGGTTGTTACCTACAAGATGGACGATGGCCTGTTCACTGGTATGAACAACTATAATTTCCAATTTGAAGCCACACAAGAGCCCATCTGATGTGAAGATGCATGCATTAGTTAGCAGTATTAAATAAAGCCATCCCAACCTGGGAGTGGCCCGGCTTTTCTGTGCGGTGATTCGATGGTGTAttgtaatttttattttattttttactttgtGGGTTGTGTGCTCTTATATGTTTCCCTTTACCCACTGTATACTTTTCTATGTGATGATTGACAGAATATTGTGCCCCCTCCGTTTTGCTTTCTTTGGCGTAGTTATTCTAATTTAGAGCATCTATAGCAGCTGTTGATACGGTTACGTATACACGTTTTGGATGAGGATATGGCCAAACAGGCCTCCATccactcatctaaacaattttgtaaATATAGACGCCCTCGAATTTTGTCTTGAATCACCACCACGATGTAGGAGTATCCCTAGGGATGGAAAGTTGTAACCAACCCAAGCAGAGAGAAACTTGTCTTTGCAGGAGTTATGAGTGCACTAATCTGATTTCCAGAAGTACCATTAATCTCTATAAGGATATGCCAGTAAATTATAACAAAAAAATTTAATTGTGAAATTATTTCCTATCTAACAAGATACATGGCAGCTCATATGGCTATACTTGATTAGTAGTTTCGTGTAGTTATATTCTGTCTAACAAGATACATGGCCAGCTCACCAGAACATtacaacttgtttgggactaaaggattttttattgttgttgctgttgttgttgttgttgctgttgctcttgttgttgctgttgttgttgttgtaatcaCCAGAACATGTGACCGGCTTTAGCTGCTGTTGGCGGGAGATTTGTTCTGGTTGTTGATCGACTGAAATTTGGCCTTCTCTTGAGGTGCatgtgtttgttggaaatatgccctagaggcaataataaaaggattattattatatttttttgttcatgatagttgtcttttattcatgctataattgtattatccggaaatcgtaatacacgtgtgaataattagaccacaacatgtccctagtgagcctctagttgactagctcgttgatcaacagatagtcatggtttcctgactatggaaattggatgtcgttgataacgggatcacatcattaggagaatgatgtgatggacaagacccaatcctaagcatagcacaagatcgtgtagttcgttttgctagagcttttcccaTGTCAAGAATCTTTTCCTTAAGACcacgagatcgtgtaactcccggataccgtaggagtgctttgggtgtaccaaacgtcacaacgtaactgggtgcctataaaggtgcactacaggtatctccgaaagtgtctgttgggttgacacggatcgagactgggatttgtcactccgtattacggagaggtatcactgggcccactcggtagtgcatcatcataatgagctcaaagtgaccaagtgtctggtcacgggatcatgcattacggtacgagtaaagtgacttgccggcaacgagattgaacgaggtattgggataccgacgatcgaatctcgggcaagtaacataccgtctgacaaagggaatagtatacggggttgcttgaatcctcgacatcgtggttcatccgatgagatcatcgaggagtatgtgggagccaacatgggtatccagatcccgttgttggttattgaccagagagccgtctcggtcatgtctgcatgtctcccgaacccatagggtctacacacttaaggttcggtgatgctagggttgtatgaatatgagtatgcagcaaactgaatgttgttcggagtaccggatgagatcccgagcgtcacgaggagttccggaatggtccggaggtaaagaattatatataggaagtgttgtttcggccatcgggaaagtttcggggtcacccagtattgtaccgggaccacctatcccggagggccccgtgggctgaagtgggagggaaaccaacccctagtgggctggtgcgccccccctgggcccccctgcgcctagggttggaaaccctaggtggggggcgcgccccacttgccttggggggcactccaacccccctggccgccgccccccttgggagattggatctcctagggccgcgcccccctgggggcctatataaaggagggggagggagggcagccgcaccctgtgtcttggcgcctccctccccctgctacacctcttcctcctcccgcaatagcttggcgaagccctgccggagttctgctgcatccaccaccacgccgtcgtgctgctggatcttcatcaacctctccttcccccttgctggatcaagacggaggagacgtcacgctgaccgtacgtgtgttgaacgcggaggtgccgtctgttcggcgctaggatctcggGTGATAGGATCacaacgagaacgactacctcaaccccgttcttttgaacgcttccgcacgcgatctacaagtggtatgtagatgcatctctctcctatcactcgttgcttagatgaactcatagatggatcttggtgaaaccgtagaaaaatttttattttctgcaacattccccaacagtggcatcatgagctaggtttatgcgtagttctctattgcacgagtagaacacaaatctgttgtgggcgtagatcttgtcaacttgcttgccactactagtcttttcttgcttcagcggtattgtgggatgaagcgcccTGGACctaccttacacgtatgcttacgtgagacaggttccaccgactgacatgcactagttgcataaggtggctagcgggtgtctgtctctcctactttagttggagcggattcgatgaaaagggtccttatgaagggtaaatagaagttgacaaaatcacgatgtggttattcgtaggtaagaaaatgttcttgctagaacccaattgcagccacgtaaaagatgcaacaacaattagaggacgtctaacttgtttttgcagcaattgtcatgtgatgtgatatggccagaaattgtgatgaatgatgaatgatatattgtgatgtatgagatcatgttcttgtaataggaatcacgacttgcatgtcgatgagtatgacaaccggcaggagccataggagttgtcttaattattgtatgacctgcgtgtcaatgatttaacgccatgtaattactttactttattgctaaaccgttagctatagtagtagaagtaatagttagcgagcaacttcatggaggcatgatgatggagatcatgatgatggagatcatggtatcatgccggtgacgaagatgatcatggagccccgaagatggagatcgaaggagctatatgatattggccatatcatgtcactaatttatataattgcatgtgatgtttattatgttttatgcatcttgtttacttagaacggcggtagaaaataagatgatcccttataataatttcaagaaagtgttccccctaactgtgcaccgttgctaaagttcgtcgtttcgaagcaccacgtgatgatcgggtgtgatagatccttacgttcacatacaacgggtgtaagacagttttacacatgcataaacacttagggttaacttgacgagcctagcatgtacagacatggcctcggaacacaagagaccgaaaggtcgaacatgagtcgtatggaagatacgatcaacaaggagatgttcaccgatgatgactagtccgtctcacgtgatgatcggacacggcctagtcgactcggatcgtgtaacacttagatgactagagggatgtcaaatctgagtgggagttcattaaataatttgattagatgaacttaattatcatgaacttagtctataatctttgcaaaatatgtcttgtagatcaaatggccaacgctcatgtcaacatgaacttcaacgtgttcctagagaaaaccaagctgaaagatgatggcagcaactattcggactgggtctggaacctgaggattatcctcatagcagcaaagaaagcatatgtcctagaaggaccgctaggtgaagcacccatcccaaagaaccaagacgttatgaacgcttggcagtcacgtgctgatgattactgcctcgttcagtgcggcatgctttacagcttagaactggggctccaaaagcgttttgagcaacacggagcatatgagatgttcgaggagctgaaaatggtttttcaagctcatgcccgggtcgacagatatgaagtctccgacaagttctatagttgtaagatggaggaaaacagttctgtcagtgagcacatactcaaaatgtctgggttgcacaaccgcctgtcccagctggagatcaacctcccggacgaggcggtcattgacagaatccttcagtcgctcccaccgagctacaagagctttgtgatgaactacaatatgcaggggatggtaaagaccattcctgaagtattttcaatgctgaagtcagcagaggttgaaatcaagaaagaacatcaagtgttgatggtcaataagaccactaagttcaagaagggcaagggtaagaagaacttcaagaaggacggcaacgatgttgccgcgcccggtaagccagttgccgggaagaagtcaaagaatggacccaagcctgagactgagtgcttttattgcaaagggaagggtcactggaagcggaactgacccaaatacttagcggacaagaaggccggcaacactaaaggtatatgtgatatacatgtaattcatgtgtaccttaccagtactcgtagtaactcctgggtatttgataccggtgtcgttgctcatatttgtaactcacagcaggagctacggaataagcggagactggcgaaggacggggtgacgatgcgcgtcgggaatggttccaagatcgatgtgatcgccgtcggcacgctacctctacatttacctacgggattagttatgagcctcaataattgttatttagtgccaagtttgagcatgaacattgtatctggatctcgtttaatacgagatggctactcatttaaatccgagaataatggttgttctatttatatgagagatatgttttatggtcattccccgatggtcaaaggtttattcttaatgaatctcgaacgtaatgttacacatattcatagtgtgaataccaaaagatgtaaagttgataacgatagtcccacatacttgtggcactgccgccttggtcacattggtgtcaagcgcatgaagaagctccatgctgatggacttttagagtctctcgattatgaatcatttgacacatgtgaaccatgccttatgggcaaaatgaccaagactccgttctccggaacaatggagcgagcaaccaacttattggaaatcatacatactgatgtgtgtggtccaatgagcgttgaggctcgcgaaggatatcattatgttctcactctcactgatgacttaagtagatatgggtatgtctacttgatgaaacacaagtctgagacctttgaaaagttcaaggaattttagaatgaagtagagaatcaacgtaaccgaaagataaaattcttacgatcggatcgtggaggagaatatttaagtcacgaatttggtacacacttaagaaaatgtggaatcgtttcacaactcacgccgcctggaacacctcagcgtaacggtgtgtccgaacatcgtaatcgcactctattggatatggtgcgatctatgatgtctcttaccgatttaccgctatcattttggggatacgctctagagacagctacattcactttaaatagggcaccgtctaaatccgttgagacgataccgtatgaattatggtttgggaagaaacctaagttgtcgtttctaaaagtttggggatgcgatgcttatgtcaagaaacttcaacctgaaaagttcGAAcctaagtcggaaaaatgtgtcttcataggataccccaaggaaaccattgggtataccttctaccttagatccaaaggcaagatctttgttgccaagaacggatcctttctggaaaaggagtttctctcaaaagaagtaagtgggaggaaagtagaactcgatgaagtactacctcttgaaccggaaagtagtgcagctcaggaaaatgttcctgtggtgcctacaccgactggagaggaaattaatgatgatgatcaaggtacttcggatcaagttgctactgaacttcgtaggtccacgaggacatgttccacaccagagtggtatggcaaccctgtgctggaaatcatgttgttagacaacggtgaaccttcgaactatgaagaagcgatggcgggcccagattccaacaaatggctagaagccttgcaatccgagatagaatccatgtatgaaaacaaagtatggactttgactgacttgcccgatgatcggcgagcgatagaaaacaaatggatctttaagaagaagacggacgtggatggtaatgtcaccatctataaagctcgacttgtcgctaagggttatcagcaagttcaaggggttgactacgatgagactttctctcccgtagcgaagcttaagtccgtccgaatcatgttagcaattgccgcatactatgattatgagatatggcagatggacgtcaaaacggcattccttaacggttatctcaaggaagagctgtatatgatgcagccggaaggttttgtcgatcctaagaatgctaacaaagtatgcaagctccagcgatccatttatgggctggtgcaagcatctcggagttggaacattcgctttgatgagatgatcaaagcgtttgggtttatgcagacttatggagaagcctgcgtttacaagaaaagtgagtgggagctctgtagcatttctcatattatatgtagatgacatacttttgatgggaaatgatatagaattcttggacagcattaaggcctacttgaataagtgtttttcaatgaaggaccttggagaagctgcttacatattaggcatcaagatctatagggatagatcgagacgcctcataggtctttcacaaagcacataccttgataagattttgaagaagttcaaaatggatcagtccaagaaaaggttcttgcctgtattgcaaggtgtgagattgagctcggctcaatgcccgaccagggcaaaagataaagaagagatgagtgtcatctcctatgcctcagccataggatctattatgtatgacatgctgtgtactagaccagatgtaaaccttgccgtaagtttggtaggaaggtaccaaagtaatcccggcaaggaacactggacaacggtcaagaatatcctgaagtacctgaaaaggacaaaggacatgtttctcgtttatggagatgacgaagagctcgtcgtaaagggttacgtcgatgctagcttcgacacagatctggatgactctaagtcacaaaccggttacgtgtatatgttgaattgtggagcagtaagctggtgcagttgcaagcagagcgtcgtggcgggatctacatgtgaagcggagtacatggcagcctcggaggcagcgcatgaagcaatatggatgaaagagttcatcaccgacctaggagtcatacccaatgcgtcagggccgatcactctcttctgtgacaacactggagctattgcccttgccaaggagcccaggtttcacaagaagaccaggcacatcaagcgtcgtttcaactccatccgtgaaaatgttcaagacggagacatagatatttgcaaagtacatacggatttgaatgtcgcagatccgttgactaaacctcttccgcgagcaaaacatgatcaacaccagaactctatgggtgttcgattcatcacaatgtaac is a genomic window containing:
- the LOC123093778 gene encoding uncharacterized protein, with amino-acid sequence MFPVTGSPKCVAFRSKHTRKYLGSVQAGSEESAGGDKFFEELSHGADDVDVLASPYTRFYLEPSKEHDGLLHVRCCHNNKYWVAKHVGEGSGHWIIGIVNEPEDDLSKPSCTLFEPIPLADTDNNLSIRFFRPQQTTSSESDMTKEKGTTEEAYLFLGIGGHEKTVDQVKSLHDFSAIDLSKQLVLPKYVAFKGDNDMYLRARIIQKRNYLEFSSSDIADSTVVNTIFPNYANGNVRIKSNHFNRFWRLSPNWIWADSADTSSRDRDTLFRVVMLPDYIGLQNLGNSRYCKRLTADKKTSCLNAAVDTITLEARLRVEEAVLSREVYGVEFKLSEARIYGEKPLTFPSMTSTNDTNETHAKTLTLKYEETQAKTWSSTVSLKIGVTAKLRAGIPVIAEGKVEVSTEFNSEYEWGSSIQTTTSQEASYQAVVPPMTKVTIRAAATQGSIDVPFSYTQKDILTTGEVVTYKMDDGLFTGMNNYNFQFEATQEPI